The nucleotide window GGGGGACCTGGAGGAAAGCGGATCGTGATTGAACGGTACACACGTCCCCGGATGAAGGCCGTCTGGGAACTGAAGCACAAGTATGAAATCTGGCTCGAGGTGGAACTGCAGGCCTGTGCGGCCTTCGAGCGGGCTAAACAGGCGCCGCGTGGGACCGCGGATAAAATTCGGAAGAAGGCTAGGATCAACGTCGACCGAATCGCCGAAATCGAAAAGATCACCAAGCATGATGTGATCGCCTTTCTCGAATCGCTCATGGACACGGTAGGACCGGAACATCGGTTTCTCCACATGGGCCTCACCTCGTCGGATATCGTGGATACCTCCCTTGCCGTTCAGATGACCGAAGCTCTCGATCTGATCCTGGAAGGAGTCGAAGGTTTTTTGGCGACCTTAAAACGGCAGTCATTCCGTTACAAGGACCATGTGATGGTGGGCCGGTCGCACGGTATCCATGGAGAGCCCATCTCGTTTGGACTGAAAATGGCCCTGTGGTATGAAGAAGTTCGTCGCCATCACGAACGGTTACGGCAGGTGAGAAGCGAGATTGCGGTCGGCAAACTCTCCGGGGCCATGGGGACGTTCGCGCATCAGGGACCCGACATCGAGGAATATGTATGTGCCAAGCTGGGCTTGAAGGCGGATCCCGTCTCGAATCAAGTCGTCCAACGGGACCGGCATGCGTCATATGCGACCGCCCTTGCGTTGCTTGCGGCCAGCATCGAAAAAATTGCCACGGAGATCCGTCACCTTCAGCGCACCGAGGTGCTCGAAGCGGAGGAGTATTTTTCCGAAGGTCAAAAGGGATCCTCGGCGATGCCTCATAAACGGAACCCGATCGTGTCGGAGAATCTCTGCGGCTTGGCGCGGCTCGTGCGGGCCAACAGCGTGGCGGCGATGGAAAATGTCGCCCTGTGGCATGAACGCGACATCAGCCATTCGTCGGTCGAGCGGGTGATCATGCCGGACAGCACGATTTTAATCGACTATATGCTCGCCAAGGTGACGGATCTCATTGAGCGTTTGGTCGTCTATCCTGATCGGATGAGGCGAAACCTCGAATTGACCGGGGGGCTCGTGTATTCCCAGCGGCTGCTGTTGGCCTTGATCGAGAAAGGGGCGCAGCGAAAAGAGTCCTACGAAGCGGTACAACGCAATGCCATGGCTTCCTGGAGAGGAGGAGGCGCGCTGCAAGAATTAGCCGGCAAAGATCCTTTTATCTCTCAACATCTGAAAAAAAGCGAGATTGCAGCCTGCTTCGACCCCAAATACTATTTACGACACCTCGATCGGATTTATCGCCGGGTGTTCAGACAGGACAGACAACGTTCAGCCGGTGTCCGAGGGAAGGGGAAGGGAGTGAGAGCATGAGACGATCATTCCTCACGGGGCTGATGGGCATCGGCTTGATGATCGGTCTTGGGTTATCGAACGTACAGGCGGCGGCGGATCGGGAAACGCTTCTCACTGAACCGGGAGTTTACGGCACGTTTGCCGTCTTTGCGCTCCATGAAGAGTGGGCGAAGCAAGAGCCGGCCGCACGGATCGTCCGCCTGACTTCACTCAAAGGTGTGGTGG belongs to Nitrospira sp. SG-bin1 and includes:
- a CDS encoding adenylosuccinate lyase gives rise to the protein MIERYTRPRMKAVWELKHKYEIWLEVELQACAAFERAKQAPRGTADKIRKKARINVDRIAEIEKITKHDVIAFLESLMDTVGPEHRFLHMGLTSSDIVDTSLAVQMTEALDLILEGVEGFLATLKRQSFRYKDHVMVGRSHGIHGEPISFGLKMALWYEEVRRHHERLRQVRSEIAVGKLSGAMGTFAHQGPDIEEYVCAKLGLKADPVSNQVVQRDRHASYATALALLAASIEKIATEIRHLQRTEVLEAEEYFSEGQKGSSAMPHKRNPIVSENLCGLARLVRANSVAAMENVALWHERDISHSSVERVIMPDSTILIDYMLAKVTDLIERLVVYPDRMRRNLELTGGLVYSQRLLLALIEKGAQRKESYEAVQRNAMASWRGGGALQELAGKDPFISQHLKKSEIAACFDPKYYLRHLDRIYRRVFRQDRQRSAGVRGKGKGVRA